Proteins encoded by one window of Lates calcarifer isolate ASB-BC8 linkage group LG5, TLL_Latcal_v3, whole genome shotgun sequence:
- the tmem109 gene encoding transmembrane protein 109, which yields MFSQSNPAAFSGLCLLAALFLAVSAEKEFESRPGMIQEIRTAMADLAGEGRTYLGRLAGEQTVLSVQKAFSQVLGVVATSLASGLNVLLQYVSQFLQAAGIQVAFPINRVTPEGLIFVAQWVLVALIGYWLISLTFRLVASTLKRALWLLKVGVALVCFGFILSDHSVGTETMAVRLAVLVCVCVLLGVGTSGGSNAADKTAHLEEQVKVLERRLREMERWRRTEE from the exons ATGTTTTCCCAGTCAAACCCCGCAGCTTTCAGCGGTCTGTGTTTGCTCGCCGCCCTGTTCCTGGCTGTTTCGGCGGAGAAAGAGTTCGAGAGTCGCCCCGGGATGATACAGGAGATCCGGACAGCCATGGCAGACCTGGCCGGGGAGGGGAGGACCTACCTGGGCAGGCTGGCAGGGGAGCAGACGGTGCTGTCCGTACAGAAG gctTTCTCTCAGGTTCTGGGTGTAGTTGCTACTAGTTTAGCCAGTGGTCTTAACGTGCTCCTACAATATGTCTCACAGTTCCTGCAGGCTGCTGGAATCCAAG TTGCCTTCCCCATCAACAGAGTGACTCCAGAGGGGCTGATTTTTGTCGCTCAGTGGGTTCTGGTGGCTCTCATTGGCTACTGGCTCATCTCCCTCACTTTCCGATTGGTTGCCTCCACCCTGAAGCGGGCCCTGTGGCTGCTGAAAGTGGGCGTGGCCTTGGTCTGTTTCGGATTCATCCTGAGCGACCACAGCGTGGGCACAGAAACCATGGCCGTGCGATTGGCtgtcctggtgtgtgtgtgtgtcttattgGGCGTTGGGACTTCAGGGGGCTCTAACGCAGCCGATAAGACAGCTCACCTGGAGGAGCAGGTGAAGGTCCTGGAGAGGCGGctgagagaaatggagaggtggaggaggacggAGGAGTGA
- the tmem176 gene encoding transmembrane protein 176, whose amino-acid sequence MAVAVSRDLTVQVLEDVNAVKLTDRQQALRAAIQRGEPKCLGVSQVMLGLMVMSYSIPLHFTELTEVVSLGVPWWSGLMFIAAGVVAIILDKHCTMKILQVCLMVSVASTVLSVVAVIIYSVDMEKNPEVPCVKTIHGNCNDKHYATRLSRGVKSSLLLFTLAQTAISAVVCFLLFRQRHSFGQYASLTQGAPSTPQTLTPPDLN is encoded by the exons ATGGCGGTGGCGGTCTCCAGGGATCTGACAGTGCAGGTGCTGGAGGATGTGAATGCTGTCaagctgactgacagacagcagGCCCTGCGTGCTGCCATCCAGAGAGGAGAGCCCAAATGTCTGGGG gtgaGTCAGGTGATGCTGGGGCTGATGGTCATGTCCTACTCCATTCCTCTGCACTTCACTGAGCTCACAGAGGTCGTCAGTCTGGGGGTTCCCTGGTGGAGCGGCCTGatg tTCATCGCTGCAGGAGTGGTGGCTATCATCCTGGACAAACACTGCACCATGAAGATT ctgcaggtgtgtctgATGGTGAGCGTGGCGTCCACTGTGCTGTCAGTGGTAGCTGTGATCATCTACTCTGTGGATATGGAGAAGAATCCTGAGGTGCCCTGCGTCAAGACGATACACGGCAACTGCAACGACAAACACTACGCCACG AGGCTGAGCAGAGGAGTGAAGTCGTCCCTCCTTCTCTTCACTCTGGCCCAGACAGCCATCTCTGCCGTCgtctgcttcctcctcttcagacagagacacagcttTGGACAGTACGCT TCTCTCACTCAAGGTGCTCCATCTACCCCTCAAACACTCACCCCCCCTGACCTGAACTGA